From the genome of Synergistaceae bacterium:
GATAGCCAAATTTCCCCTGCTGGCGATACCCTTCTTCATCCTGGCCGGTGTCATCATGGAGAAGGTCGGGATAGCCGAGCGCATCATAGCCCTCATCAAGCAGCTCGTCGGCGACATGACCGGCGGGCTCGCGGTCGCCACGGTCATAGTGGCGGCCTTCTGGGGGGCCGTCAGCGGCTCCGGCCCGGCGACAGTCGCCGCCCTGGGGCTCATCCTCATCCCGGGCATGGCGGAGGCGGGCTACGACAAGGCCTTCGCCGCGGCGACCGTCTCTGTCTCGGCTGGGCTGGCGATAATAATCCCGCCCAGCATCTCGTTCATAGTCTACGGGGACATCATGCAGCAGTCGGTGGGAACCCTATTCGCCGCCGGGGTCCTCCCGGGCATAGTCGTGGCGGCCTTCCTCTGCATCTCGGTCTGGTTGGTCAGCAGGATCCACGGCTACAGGGGCGCCCCAAGGGGAAGCGCCTCCGAGGTGCTTCGCGCCTTCAGGGACGCCTTCTGGGGGCTCTTCACCCCCGTTATCATCCTCGGGGGCATATACGGCGGGGTGTTCACCCCGACCGAGGCGGCCGCCGTGGCAGTCTTCTACGGCCTGTTCGTCGGCGTGTTCATCTACCGCACCCTCACAATCCGCGTCCTGTACGACATACTGAGGGAGACGGTGGCTGCGACCTCCGTCGTGATGATCGTCGTCACCTGCGCCGGGCTCTACTCCTGGCTCGGGGCCACGGTGGGGCTGATAGACAAGATCGCGGTCCTGCTGCTCGGCATATCGGAGAACCCGGTGGTCATCCTGCTGATGATAAACATAATCCTGCTCTTCGCCGGGATGTTGCTCGACGCCATCTCCATAGCCTATGTCTTCCTGCCCATACTTGCGCCGGTGATCATGGCCTTCGGATGGGACCCGATCTGGTTCGGGGTCATGATGACGGTCAATATGGCGATAGGACAGGTGACCCCGCCCGTGGCGGTCAACCTGTACGTCGGCGCCAGGATAAGCGGCCTGACCATGGAGCAGATCTGCCGCCCGATCGGGCCGTTGCTCGTGGCCGCCCTGGCAGCCATGATCGTGATCACCGCCTTCCCGGAGATCTCGCTCTTCCTGCCTCGGATGATGGGCATGATGTAGCCCCGGCCGGAAGGCTTTCGCGATCCTTGATGAGGAGGGGAACCTTATGGCTTCACCAGTGATTATGCCCAAGCTAGGGCTGACAATGAACAGAGGAACCGTCTCCAGGTGGGGCGCGGGGGAGGGAGAGCCGGTCCGGAAGGGGGACCTCCTGATGGTGGTCGCCACGGACAAGCTCACCTTCGACGTGGAGGCGCCGGAGGACGGGGTCCTGCTGAAGATTCTCGTCCCGGAGGGAGGGGAGGCCCCGGTCGGCGCCGTGATCGCGTACATCGGCGCCGAGGGGGAGGTGCCGCCGGATGTCGCTGCCTCGCCCCTTCCGCCCTCGCATGAGCCGGTGCCCTCGCCCGCTCCCGCCCCCGTTGCCGTCGTGCCCGCCGGTGACTTCGTGCGGGCAACCCCCCTGGCCCGCAAAATCGCCCGCGAGAGGGGCCTGGACCTTGCTCGAATCGAGGGCACGGGCCCCGGTGGAAGACGCCTCCGCAGGGATGTCGAGGCCGCGGCTCGTGCGAAGGCAAGCCCCGTCGCGGCGAGGATGGCGGCGGACCTGGGGCTCGACCTGGCCTCCGTGAGAGCGGACGGGCGAGTCATGAAGCAGGACGTGATCCGTGCGGCGACCGAGCGGCTCCCCGCAGGCGACGTCGAGGTCCCCCTGACCCCTATGCGGAGGGTTATAGCGGAGAGGATGAGTTTGAGCAGCTCCACCATCCCGTCCGTCACCTACCACGTGGACGCCGACTTCACGGAACTGTCGGCCGCCAGGGAGAGTCTGCGGGAGGAGGCCGCCCGGTCAGGGGTAAAAATCTCCTTCAACCACCTGCTGATGAAGATCTGCGCCGTGGCACTGACCGAGTTCCCCATGGCGAACTCATCCTTCGGAGCGGACTCGATCACCATGCACGGGAACGTGAACATAGGTCTGGCCGTGTCGGTCGAGGGAGGGCTGCTGGTCCCCAACGTCAAATCCGCCCAGGACAAGGGGCTGCTCCAGATCGCCCTAGAGACGGAGGAGCTCGTGAGAGGGGCCAGGGAGGGAACCCTGCCGCTCGATTCGGTGCAGGGTGGAACCTTCACCCTCACCAATCTGGGCATGTTCGGCACGAGCGGTTTCACCCCTTTGATAAACCCGCCGGAGGCCTGCATCCTGGGGCTGAACGCCGTGGTCGACAGGCCGGTGGCCATAGGAGGCGAGGTAGTGGTGCGTCCGATGACGACCCTGTCCCTGTCGGCGGACCACAGGATCCTCGACGGAGCGGAGGCCGCGCTCTTCCTGGCGCGCATCAGGGAGCTGGTCGAGAACCCGTGGCTCCTGCTGCTGAAATGAGGCGGGCGGCATGAGCGCAAAGAGGGTTGCGGTGATAGGAGCCGGCCCCGGCGGATACGTCGCCGCCATACGGGCCGCGCAGCTTGGCGCGGACGTGACGGTGGTGGAGAGGGGAGCGGTCGGCGGAGTATGCCTGAACGTCGGTTGCATCCCGACCAAGGCGATGCTGCACGCGGCGGAGCTGTACGACCTGGCCCGGGAGGGCGCGGCCTTCGGGGTCGTCGCCAAGGGGGTCGCGCTGGACTGGGGGGCCCTAATGGAGCGGAAGAGGGCCGTGGTCGACCAGCTTGTTGCAGGTGTGCGAACCCTGCTGGACAGCAACCGCGTCAGGCTGATCGAGGGAGAGGCGTCGTTCGAGACGCCGAGAGAACTGTCGGTGCGCAGGGAAGACGGCAGCAGGGAGAGTGTGGCCGCCGATGCGGTGATAGTGGCGACCGGGTCCGCCCCGGTGATCCCGCCCCTGCCCGGCATCGACGTCGGGGGAGTGATCACCAGCACCGAGGCCCTGTCGCTGGAGTCGCCCCCCAAGTCAGTCGTGGTGCTGGGGGGCGGGGTCATAGGGCTCGAGTTCGCGTCCCTCTTCTCCTCCCTGGGCGCGAGCGTCTCCGTCGTCGAGATGCTACCTGAGATACTGCCGACGATGGACGAAGAGATCGCCGGGATACTGAGGGAAGCGCTGGCCAGGAGGGGAGTGGCCTTCCACCTGGGCTCGAGGGTTTCCGAGGTCGCCAGGAGCGGAGGAGACCTGATCGTGCGAGTGGAGACTCCGTCCGGCCCGACAGTCCTGAGAGCCGAGAAGCTGCTGGTCGCGGCGGGCAGGCGCCCTGTATCGGAGGGGCTCGGTCTCGAGCGGATCGGCGTCGCGACGGAGAGCGGAAGGATCAAGGTGGACTCGCGCATGAGGACCGGGGTCGAGGGGGTGTACGCCGTGGGCGACTGCGCCTCCCGCATAATGCTGGCCCACGTAGCCTCCCGCGAGGGGGAGGTGGCGGCGGAGAACATCATGGGTGCCTCCGTTGTCATGGACTACAAGACCGTGCCGAGCGTCGTCTACACGAGCCCGGAGGCGGCCTCCGCAGGCATGTCGGAGGAGGAGGCCCGTCGCTCCGGCCTTAGCGTGAGGGTCGGCCGATTCCCGATGTCCGCCAACGGCAGGAGCCTCATCGCGAACCAGGGCGACGGGATGGTGAAGTACGTGGTGGACGAGAGGTACGATGAGATAGTCGGCGTCCACATGGTGGGGCCGGGCGCGTCCGAGCTCGTCGCCCAGTCCAGCCTGGCACTGAGGCTCGAGTGCACGGTAGACGAGCTGATCACCACGATCCACGCCCATCCGACCGTGAGCGAGGCGATGCGCGAGGCAGCGGCAGCGACGAGGGGTACGGCGGTGAACCTGCCCGCTCGGGGGTGAAACTCGAGCGCGTGGCATGGTGACGAAGGACCCGTCATGTGATATCCTTCGCCTTATAGTTTTTTCATCGTTCAAGGCTTTCGGAGGGCAATACGGATGGACAGTTTATTCCTGGGGCCGATTTTAGGCTCGGTGATCGCGCTGTTGGTTGCGGTACCTGTAGCGCTCCGTCTTCACGCCAGGCGCACCGCCGAGATTTTGCGGAAGGAGGCCCTGGCGAGAGCGGAGCTCGGAGAGAACATCGTGAGGCTCAATCTGCTTCTGGAGAACAGCGCCGCCGCTACCTACATCTTCAAGGGCATGCGCTTTCTCGCCTTCAACCGCGCCACCGAGGAGCTGACCGGCTACTCGAGGGAAGAGCTGCTGGCCATGACCGAGCTTGAGCACTTCCACCCCGACTACCGCACCATCGCGAAGGAGAGGTCGCTCGTCAGGGCCAGGGGAGAGCCCGTACCCTCCTTCTACGAGATCAAGCTGCAGACAAAGGATGGAGAGACCAGGTGGGCCGACTTCACGGCGCGCGACGTCATATTCGACGGGCAGAGGTGCGTGGTCGGAAGCGCTCACGACGTGACCGAGCGCAACCGCATCAAGAGCGAGCTCGAGCTCAGTGAGGCCAGGTACAGGTTCCTGACCGAAAACATGAAGGACGTGGTATGGACCATCGACACCGAGACGATGCGCTTCGTCTACATGAGCCCGTCCGTCGAGAGGCTCCGAGGTTACACACCGGAAGAGGTCCTCGCGGCCCCGATAGACGACTCCCTTACCCCCGAAGACGCGCCCAGGATACGGGAGCTTACCAAGAGGGGCATCGAAAGGCTCAACAGTGAGGGAGCGCCCCCAGACGCCTCTTTTCTCACTTTGGAACTCCTCCAGCCTTGCAAGGATGGCACTCTGGTCTGGACCGAGACAGTGGTCTCCATACAGAGAAATCCCGTCAACGGCAGATTGGAGGTGCACGGGGTGACCCGCGACATCTCCGAGCGCAAGGAGGCCCAGGCCAAAATGGCCGAGCAGGCGCTGCTGGACCCTCTGACAGGCCTGTCGAACAGGAACCTGTTCTCCGACCATCTCGAACTGGCGATAGCGGCCTCCCGCCGGAACGGCACGCGGATAGCGCTGCTCTTCCTCGACCTTGATAGGTTCAAGCCGGTGAACGACACCTACGGGCACGCCTTCGGGGATCTGCTGCTCAAGCAGGTGGCGGAC
Proteins encoded in this window:
- a CDS encoding 2-oxo acid dehydrogenase subunit E2, whose product is MASPVIMPKLGLTMNRGTVSRWGAGEGEPVRKGDLLMVVATDKLTFDVEAPEDGVLLKILVPEGGEAPVGAVIAYIGAEGEVPPDVAASPLPPSHEPVPSPAPAPVAVVPAGDFVRATPLARKIARERGLDLARIEGTGPGGRRLRRDVEAAARAKASPVAARMAADLGLDLASVRADGRVMKQDVIRAATERLPAGDVEVPLTPMRRVIAERMSLSSSTIPSVTYHVDADFTELSAARESLREEAARSGVKISFNHLLMKICAVALTEFPMANSSFGADSITMHGNVNIGLAVSVEGGLLVPNVKSAQDKGLLQIALETEELVRGAREGTLPLDSVQGGTFTLTNLGMFGTSGFTPLINPPEACILGLNAVVDRPVAIGGEVVVRPMTTLSLSADHRILDGAEAALFLARIRELVENPWLLLLK
- a CDS encoding diguanylate cyclase, which codes for MDSLFLGPILGSVIALLVAVPVALRLHARRTAEILRKEALARAELGENIVRLNLLLENSAAATYIFKGMRFLAFNRATEELTGYSREELLAMTELEHFHPDYRTIAKERSLVRARGEPVPSFYEIKLQTKDGETRWADFTARDVIFDGQRCVVGSAHDVTERNRIKSELELSEARYRFLTENMKDVVWTIDTETMRFVYMSPSVERLRGYTPEEVLAAPIDDSLTPEDAPRIRELTKRGIERLNSEGAPPDASFLTLELLQPCKDGTLVWTETVVSIQRNPVNGRLEVHGVTRDISERKEAQAKMAEQALLDPLTGLSNRNLFSDHLELAIAASRRNGTRIALLFLDLDRFKPVNDTYGHAFGDLLLKQVADRLSTTVRGMDTVARIGGDEFLVLMPGEDEEGASAAADRLVEAIGRPYFIKGREIEISCSIGIAFFPEDGADEIELVKNADEAMYRAKQAGGASRRKYRG
- a CDS encoding TRAP transporter large permease; protein product: MLHEPAFWTIALFILPLLIKVPIAVALGSAAIFVVWNWDLGYQMLSYSFYSGIAKFPLLAIPFFILAGVIMEKVGIAERIIALIKQLVGDMTGGLAVATVIVAAFWGAVSGSGPATVAALGLILIPGMAEAGYDKAFAAATVSVSAGLAIIIPPSISFIVYGDIMQQSVGTLFAAGVLPGIVVAAFLCISVWLVSRIHGYRGAPRGSASEVLRAFRDAFWGLFTPVIILGGIYGGVFTPTEAAAVAVFYGLFVGVFIYRTLTIRVLYDILRETVAATSVVMIVVTCAGLYSWLGATVGLIDKIAVLLLGISENPVVILLMINIILLFAGMLLDAISIAYVFLPILAPVIMAFGWDPIWFGVMMTVNMAIGQVTPPVAVNLYVGARISGLTMEQICRPIGPLLVAALAAMIVITAFPEISLFLPRMMGMM
- the lpdA gene encoding dihydrolipoyl dehydrogenase, with the protein product MSAKRVAVIGAGPGGYVAAIRAAQLGADVTVVERGAVGGVCLNVGCIPTKAMLHAAELYDLAREGAAFGVVAKGVALDWGALMERKRAVVDQLVAGVRTLLDSNRVRLIEGEASFETPRELSVRREDGSRESVAADAVIVATGSAPVIPPLPGIDVGGVITSTEALSLESPPKSVVVLGGGVIGLEFASLFSSLGASVSVVEMLPEILPTMDEEIAGILREALARRGVAFHLGSRVSEVARSGGDLIVRVETPSGPTVLRAEKLLVAAGRRPVSEGLGLERIGVATESGRIKVDSRMRTGVEGVYAVGDCASRIMLAHVASREGEVAAENIMGASVVMDYKTVPSVVYTSPEAASAGMSEEEARRSGLSVRVGRFPMSANGRSLIANQGDGMVKYVVDERYDEIVGVHMVGPGASELVAQSSLALRLECTVDELITTIHAHPTVSEAMREAAAATRGTAVNLPARG